TTCAATATTTTTGAAAACCTATTCAAGTTTCCCTTTTACTCATTGTGTTTATACATTACACCAATGATTGCAACCTATAGTCTGAATTTTTACTACTTAATATATCTACTTTTCAAACCCATACGCTATTTACATTTATTAACTGATTGTTGCGCTTATGGTGAATAACTATGACGAGTGTTTGTCTATACTAACTGTGATGTCTCTAAGTAGCATAGAGAAGGTCTACATAAATTGTAGACTTAATCATAATTACAATAGTTAGATAACTAAATAAAATGGAGAAACCAATGAAAAAGACGATGCTTGCAAGTGTTCTATTATGTGGTTCAGCGTTAGCAATGACTGGTTGCCAAACGGTACAAGATCAGCTAAAAACGGGGAATCCATTTAGCCAACCTGCTCTAAAATCAACGATTAAAACGGTGGATAGTAATAACAAAGAAGTCGGTCAAGTATTCTTGCGTCCTGTTGATGGCGGCGTACAAGTTTATGGTAAGCTTATGAATATGACACCGGGCAAAACTGTGTCACTACATATTCATGAGACTGGTAGTTGTGCTGATATGGGTAAAGCAGCAGGTGGTCACTTCAACCCTGATAACTTTCCACACTCTAACCCAGATGACATGAAAGGCCATGCAGGTGATCTACCTAATCTAACCGCCAATGCTGATGGTGTTGCTACTATTAACTATGTAAATAAGCAAATTTCTGCAGCTCAAACAGGCAAATACAGCGTTAACCGTTTAGCCTTTATCGTTCATGGCGGTGTTGATGACTATACTAGCCAACCAGCAGGTAATGCTGGTGACCGTATCGCTTGCGGTATCATTGAAAAGAACTAATAACGTTTAGGTTAAATATTATTACCAGCATAAAAAAACCTCTTAGAATGCTAAGAGGTTTTTTTGTAGCTTAAAACTATTTATGACCAAGGTAAAAGAGGTTTACTCTTCTACCCACTCGCCTTTACGCCAGTACACACCCCAACGCGTGGCTTTGCCGTTTTTCTCAGAGCCGATATACTGCTCTTTTTTCTTACGTGACCAGCGTAGGATAGTTGGATTGCCATCAGGATCTTCATCTGGGCCTTCAAACAGATATTGGAACTTATCTTCCATCTTATCTTTGATTTCTCGTAGCTCAGCAAGCTTTGGCGCACGTGTCTCACGTACTTTCGGGAACTTAGACGCCGCTAAGAACATCCCAGCTGCCCCTTCACGCAGGATAAAATAATCCTCATGCTTGGTCGATTTTAGCTCAGGCAGATGAATAGGATCCATACGCGGCGGTGCTGCTTCGCCAGTTTTTAGCACTTTACGAGTGTTGTCACATTTTTGACAAGCAAAGTAAGGGCCAAAACGTCCGGTCTTTAGCTCCATTTGCCCATCACACTTATTACAGTCAATGGTTGGTGCATCTGAGCCCGGCACTTCAAACTTACCTTCTTCTAGGATATAACCATCACAATCAGGGTTGTTACCGCAGATGTGTAGTTTGAGACCACCATCGACGATATAACCGTTCATGGCTGTACCGCATTTCGGACAACGCTTCTTCTCCATCAAATCTTTGACTTCAGCAGCGTCGTCGTCACCTTCAGCGTCGTCAAGGTTGGCAAAAGCTTCGACTGGCATTAAGTTCTTCGTGCCTTTACAGCGCTCTTTAGGTGGCAAGTTATAGCCAGTACAACCTAAGAATACACCTGTTGAGCCGGTACGAAGTTGCATTGGACGATCACAAATATCACAGTGTACGTCCGGCACATCGGTCGGATCATTAGGACGCATGCCGTCTTTATCTTTAGCATGTTCAAGCTTAAGCTTAAAGTCACCGTAGAAATTATCTAGCACATCTTTCCAGTCTTGTTCACCTTCTGCAACGTGATCGAGTTTGTCTTCTAGGGCAGCGGTAAAAGTATAATCCATCAAGTCTGGGAAGCTGGCTGTCAGTCTATCAGTTACGATGTCACCCATTTTTTCGGCAAATAAACGCTTATTCTCAAGCTTTACATAACCACGATCTTGAATAGTTGAGATGATTGATGCATAAGTCGATGGACGACCGATACCTTTTTTCTCAAGCTCTTTAACTAAGCTTGCTTCAGTAAAGCGTGGAGCTGGCTTGGTAAAATGCTGACTTGGATCAAGCTTATCAAGGATAAGCTTATCGCCTTTTTTGACATCAGGTAACAAGGTATCGTCAGTCTTGGCTGGTGGCATCACTTTAGTATAGCCATCAAAAACCATGGTACGACCACGAGCTTTTAGCTCAACGTCATCTGCACCAACAAATAGATTTACAGACAGATATTTTGCTGGCAGCATCTGACAGGCGACAAACTGACGCCAAATTAGCTCGTATAGACGTATTGCATCACGCTCAACGCCTTTCAGCTGAGTGGACTTCATATTGACGTTAGAAGGACGAATGGCCTCATGCGCTTCCTGTGCGCCTTGCTTATTACCATAGAAATTTGGCTTTTCTGGCACATACTTTGCGCCATAGCTGTCTTCAATATAGCCACGCACAGCAGCGAGCGCATCACCAGATAAGAAAGTCGAGTCGGTACGCATATAAGTGATATGACCAGCTTCGTATAAGCGCTGTGCCAAAATCATAGTCTTTTTGACAGAGAACCCTAAACGTGTACTTGCCGCTTGCTGCAATGTCGAGGTGATAAACGGCGCACTTGGACGCGATTGCGTTGGCTTCTCTTCGCGCTCTTTAACGATAAAGTCGCTTGAATTAAGCACTTCTAATACTTTATCAGTCTGCTCTTTATTGACAAGCTTTAGCGTTTTGCCGCCTTGCTTGGTTGCTTCTAGGCGAATACCAATCTCTTCAGCGTCTTTTTTGCTAGTGGCAATGTGCGTATCAGCATGAATCTGCCAATATTCCTCTGGAATAAAAGCGCGAATCTCATGCTCACGTTCGACCACTAAGCGCATGGCAACCGACTGTACACGACCTGCAGACAGACCGCGAGCAACCTTTTGCCACAGTAATGGCGATACCATAAAACCAACGACCCGATCCAAAAAGCGCCGCGCCTGTTGTGCATTGACGCGATCGATATCGAGTTTTGACGGCTGCTTAAAGGCATTTTGAATGGCAGATTTGGTAATCTCGTTAAAGACCACGCGCTCATACTTGCTATCTGCACCACCGATGACTTCTTTGAGATGCCAAGCGATTGCCTCCCCTTCTCTATCCATATCCGTTGCGAGATAGATTTTGTCAGCGTCTTTCGCTAAAGCCTTTAGCTCTTTGATAACTTTGGTCTTGTTTGGCAGTACTTCGTAGACTGCAGCCCAGTCGTGCTCTGGGTCTACGCCCATACGCCGTACCAGCGCTTGCTGTGCTTTTTCTTCTTTGCTCAGAGTTTCATCTTTTTTAGTGCTTGTCGCTTTCTTAGCGCTTTTACTTGCACCTACCGGCAAATCACGGACATGACCAATACTTGAGCGTACGATAAAGTCATCGCCAAGGTATTTATTAATTGTTTTAGCCTTGGCTGGTGATTCGACAATGACTAATGACTTGCCTTTCGGTTTGTCAGAAGCAGAAGCCGGACTTTTTTTAGTTGTAGTTTTTGCCATATGTGACGACACCGTAATAAGTAGATTAAAAGTAAGGTTAGATTCAGCAGCATGGCAATTTTGTTAGCTAATCATAATAGCTCAGCGATTTGTGGTAATAAAAGCTGCCAACAAAAACGGTTATCTAACAAACAATAACGATAAAACAAAAATATAGTTATAAAGACGTTACACTGCTAGGAGTGAAACTGTCAACTGTAAATGACTGCGAGTCTGCCAAAAGTGCTTGCATATTGCCTATTAATGGTGATTAAAAAATACTTTACTAGCTCTAAAGTTTTTTCTGCATTTCAAGCGACCATTTTTCAAGATTTTCTTTAAGCGCTAGCAAGTCTGCCTCAATCAATTTTTGCTGATAAGCAGGATTGGTTGATGGACGCACATAAGCGATGTCTTCCCAATAAATAATAATGCTATTGGCCTTGGTTAATAAACCTTTCACAAACGGCTCAATACTCACGGGTAAATCCAGTGGCACTTTATCCAAGCTAAAATTGGTTTTTTTGATAGCACTGCCATTATTAGTGTTGCTGTTATTAGTACGAATGGCACTTGGAATAGTAAGCTTAGTGCTATCTGTAGTCATATCGATAAAGCTACTATCTGGTCGCCATTGCCCGTCAATCACTTGATAGCGTGCATGTGGCAGTTGCGTATCTTCTAGCACTAAACAATACTGACCCATCATCCCTCGACCATATTCATTATCTTTGCCCTTGATCCAGTCAGGACAGGTAACAAGCTTTGGGTTGAGCTGCAGACGACGCGCAGTCATACGTAGCTTGTCCAAACGCTGGTCGATACCGCTGGGTTTGAGCGCCATCAT
The nucleotide sequence above comes from Psychrobacter sp. P2G3. Encoded proteins:
- a CDS encoding superoxide dismutase family protein codes for the protein MKKTMLASVLLCGSALAMTGCQTVQDQLKTGNPFSQPALKSTIKTVDSNNKEVGQVFLRPVDGGVQVYGKLMNMTPGKTVSLHIHETGSCADMGKAAGGHFNPDNFPHSNPDDMKGHAGDLPNLTANADGVATINYVNKQISAAQTGKYSVNRLAFIVHGGVDDYTSQPAGNAGDRIACGIIEKN
- the topA gene encoding type I DNA topoisomerase, coding for MAKTTTKKSPASASDKPKGKSLVIVESPAKAKTINKYLGDDFIVRSSIGHVRDLPVGASKSAKKATSTKKDETLSKEEKAQQALVRRMGVDPEHDWAAVYEVLPNKTKVIKELKALAKDADKIYLATDMDREGEAIAWHLKEVIGGADSKYERVVFNEITKSAIQNAFKQPSKLDIDRVNAQQARRFLDRVVGFMVSPLLWQKVARGLSAGRVQSVAMRLVVEREHEIRAFIPEEYWQIHADTHIATSKKDAEEIGIRLEATKQGGKTLKLVNKEQTDKVLEVLNSSDFIVKEREEKPTQSRPSAPFITSTLQQAASTRLGFSVKKTMILAQRLYEAGHITYMRTDSTFLSGDALAAVRGYIEDSYGAKYVPEKPNFYGNKQGAQEAHEAIRPSNVNMKSTQLKGVERDAIRLYELIWRQFVACQMLPAKYLSVNLFVGADDVELKARGRTMVFDGYTKVMPPAKTDDTLLPDVKKGDKLILDKLDPSQHFTKPAPRFTEASLVKELEKKGIGRPSTYASIISTIQDRGYVKLENKRLFAEKMGDIVTDRLTASFPDLMDYTFTAALEDKLDHVAEGEQDWKDVLDNFYGDFKLKLEHAKDKDGMRPNDPTDVPDVHCDICDRPMQLRTGSTGVFLGCTGYNLPPKERCKGTKNLMPVEAFANLDDAEGDDDAAEVKDLMEKKRCPKCGTAMNGYIVDGGLKLHICGNNPDCDGYILEEGKFEVPGSDAPTIDCNKCDGQMELKTGRFGPYFACQKCDNTRKVLKTGEAAPPRMDPIHLPELKSTKHEDYFILREGAAGMFLAASKFPKVRETRAPKLAELREIKDKMEDKFQYLFEGPDEDPDGNPTILRWSRKKKEQYIGSEKNGKATRWGVYWRKGEWVEE